From Aurantimicrobium sp. INA4, one genomic window encodes:
- the cls gene encoding cardiolipin synthase — protein sequence MTQGDVNFWITIVLFLIDFAIRVAAIIIVPRNRRPSSALGWLLAIFFIPFIGVILFLLIGSPRLGRKRRRRQAEINQFIMDATEGMATVKHDKSWPAWLDSIVQMNRNLGAMPMIGGNNAQMQIDYEKNFLDMAADIDKAKKYVHVEFYILAADSTTEPLFQAMERAVQRGVKVRVLFDHIAGKRTVGYKETKKRLTAIGAEWHLMLPFLPLEGKYERPDLRNHRKLLIIDSKIGWMGSQNLIDSSYLKKSNIKRGLHWKDAMVRLEGPIVAGLNAIFITDWYSETDILLTREAAPLTTTSKKNALDCQIVPSGPGFASENNLRMFLALMYSAQEKIIITSPYFVPDESLMYAITSACQRGVRVELFVSEIGDQALVYHAQRSYYEALLRAGVVIWLYKAPTILHSKHMSIDDEVAVIGSSNMDMRSFSLNLEVSLMVKGASFVKQMREVEDAYREDSRALTLDEWMKQPLRSTVLDGLARLTSSLQ from the coding sequence ATGACACAAGGTGATGTGAACTTCTGGATCACCATTGTCCTGTTCCTGATTGACTTCGCTATCCGCGTTGCCGCCATCATCATCGTTCCGCGCAACCGTCGTCCATCCTCTGCTTTGGGCTGGTTGCTCGCCATCTTCTTCATCCCGTTCATCGGTGTGATCTTGTTCCTGCTGATTGGTAGCCCACGACTGGGACGCAAGCGTCGTCGTCGCCAGGCAGAAATCAACCAGTTCATCATGGATGCCACCGAGGGAATGGCAACGGTCAAACACGACAAGTCGTGGCCGGCCTGGTTGGATTCCATCGTTCAGATGAATCGCAATTTGGGCGCCATGCCCATGATCGGTGGAAACAACGCACAGATGCAGATCGATTACGAGAAAAACTTTCTCGATATGGCAGCTGACATCGACAAAGCGAAAAAATATGTTCACGTCGAGTTCTATATCTTGGCGGCTGACTCCACAACAGAACCACTATTCCAAGCGATGGAGCGTGCTGTTCAGCGTGGCGTCAAGGTACGTGTGCTCTTTGACCACATAGCTGGAAAGCGCACCGTCGGTTATAAAGAAACCAAGAAGCGTCTGACTGCTATCGGTGCCGAATGGCACCTCATGCTTCCTTTCCTCCCTCTTGAAGGAAAGTACGAGCGTCCAGATCTGCGCAACCACCGCAAGCTCTTGATCATCGACTCGAAGATCGGCTGGATGGGTTCACAAAACCTCATTGACTCCAGTTACCTCAAGAAGTCCAACATCAAGCGTGGACTGCACTGGAAAGATGCCATGGTTCGCCTGGAAGGACCCATTGTTGCTGGTCTGAACGCCATCTTCATTACTGACTGGTATTCCGAGACAGACATTCTGCTCACACGTGAGGCAGCACCACTGACAACCACGTCCAAGAAGAATGCCCTCGATTGCCAGATCGTTCCCTCAGGACCAGGCTTTGCTTCCGAGAACAACCTGCGGATGTTCTTAGCGTTAATGTATTCAGCACAAGAAAAGATCATCATTACTTCGCCCTACTTCGTTCCCGATGAGTCGTTGATGTATGCCATCACCTCGGCATGCCAGCGTGGTGTTCGTGTGGAACTGTTTGTCTCCGAAATTGGAGATCAGGCGTTGGTGTATCACGCACAGCGTTCCTACTACGAAGCACTGCTTCGTGCCGGTGTTGTTATTTGGCTCTACAAAGCACCCACCATCTTGCACTCCAAGCACATGTCTATCGATGACGAGGTCGCAGTCATCGGATCTTCCAACATGGACATGCGATCCTTTTCCCTCAACCTTGAGGTCTCCCTCATGGTCAAGGGCGCTTCTTTCGTCAAGCAGATGCGCGAGGTTGAAGATGCTTACCGTGAAGACTCTCGTGCGCTCACCCTGGATGAGTGGATGAAGCAGCCTCTGCGCTCAACTGTTCTTGATGGTTTAGCCCGCTTGACGTCTTCACTTCAGTAA